CATCGGAAACTGGATGTATACTAGCTTGCCTCTTTGTTGCAACAATGCACAAGATTGTTGTTTAAATTGCAGCAGGAACACTTTTACTTGCCTCTTTGTAGCCCTTGTCAAGGAATGTACGTGATTGATCTGGCATTTGTAGGGTGAAAAACGAAGGGGGGCGGATAATCCGACAAACAACTATTCTCAGCGTATGCCGAGACTGAGATCCATGCACACTTCGACGACGAGCTGGGTGGATGGATCTCCAACGATGTCTGCAAACTGGACATAGGATTCGTGGCCCTCGCGCGAAGCGTGGAGGCTGTAATACAAGTGTAGGCAAAGGTCGATGACCACCGTCCTCAGCATTTGCGGTTCCCCGGCTTGAGCACTGGCTACTGTGATGAGATCGTGTTGTTCGACGGGAAAGAAACTGTTTGAGGTTGAATTTCTCCTTGTAAAGTCCTTGTGTGATGAAACAACAGAAGGCTGAGGTATTCAAATACTGAATACATGAACATGCTGTGTGTGCTCGATATTCTATGCTTGATTGGCATTATATTTTTCAGTGCTAGCTAATGCTTTATCTTAATTTCCATGCATCTTTCCGGTGTTCTGTGTGCATAACGATCCAATATATTTTGTGATCTAGATATGTTAGTTAACTTTTGATTCCATGCTCTTCTGGTGGTTTGTTTTACGGATTTGATTATATTCTTTTTGTGGTATATAACAACTAATTTATAACTCTAATTTTGGGCCAAAGTTAGGCTCGAAACTGAAGGAGAGAATCATAAACCTGGACGGAGGAAGTAGCATAAATAAAAGTAGCAAGCGTGGTCTCAAAATAGGTAAGTAACTGTAAGATGACAAAGCATAAATATGTTTCATAGAGTTAGAAAAGATAACACAAAGTCGCaaaccacacacacaaaaaaaacatgcAGATAGGAAGTGGCCAAACCGCTGTGCTACTAGTCACCCCCATTTTGCTAGTGTCATCTGCCATGGCTCTCCTCCGATTACGACCTCAAGTTGTCGGGGGAAGGGGGCCTCCGGACTCTTTGCACGGCGTGTACAGCAGTAGTTTAGGCTAGTTTGCTTAGTCTTTCAGTCTCATATTCAAGAGATCCAAAACATTTCTAGCTTGCATCATGAGTGAAATTCACAGCATCAGGAGATCCAAAACCTTTTTCAGCTTACCATGGCTACTCTAATCAATCATAAAGAGTTACTACTAGCAGACTTCTCTTTACATATATACCGAAAATAGGTTGATTAGCAAATCTGTTGCTGCATCATTCTTGCTGCCTACGGGTTGTACGTATTGGTGCCCCACCGACGGTCCAAGGAACCCACCTGCTGATGATGCAAAATCGGTTCCCCTACGTGCGTAAAGTTTCCTAAAGACCTTGCACAACCACTTCCACCAAAATCTCGGGAGAAAGGGGACGAAAAGAACAcagggaaaaaaagaaagaaagagcacCCAATCCACATAGGCAAAGAGCCCACCACCAAATAAGAGGCAAGCGGAGAAACCCTACAAGGGAATCTGCGCAGCAAGGCACACGTCTGCTTCTAGTTATCTATGAGTGGTGCTGAACATTGTGACACATTTGCATTACTTCACAACAAAACTATTCCTGGAAGATTGCAATCACCTGGCACTCAAAGGCAAGTGAATCTTCCCCTTCACTGCTGGCCAGGAAGGTCGTCGAGGATGAACGGGCCGAGCTTCCCCGATCGGAAAAGAGTCAATAACTTCTTGGAGGCCGGGCCATGTGATTCATCAAGCGGTTTGTGGGGTATTCTGAACACCTTTCGAAGGGCAACAAGCTGTGAGTCAATTAGACTTTCCAGCTCGTTATCTTCATCGAGGTTGCCTGTGAATTCCATGGCTGTACTGCACAGCGTTCTCTGGACCTCTATCACCAAGTCCTGTAACAGGAGGATGAGGTTGTTAACTCCTATAGGAAATAGATGACTTGGGAGGAAACCATTGATTACCACAGTATCATGGGCACAGTAAGTTTTTTTTTTAAGGTTAAATGTGCAATTTGCACCGTACGAATAGTATATGCATAATAACAATGAACAACGAGCAGCTTTTGATTGGACAGAAAAATGATAGTGGGAAGTTCTGTGTAAGTTTATTATCCTGTGCTATCTTGAAGACGAGTCACAAAATCAACTCTGACACACAAGCAGAAATGATGAAGCAAACAAGTGGGAACACAAAGGACTGAGCAAAAAAAGAGAAATACATGAAAATAATTGGCAAGTCAACAAAATGTACTATTTTACAGTTCAATTATATTTAATTAGAATAATTAACAAGATATGGCAGATAGACATAATCACATGGTGGGAGTTCAACTAGCACAAAGTGTGCTGCAGGACTCATCTACCTGGATATGGGCCCTTTTGGATCTCAACCACTATTAATGTCTTGTATGCCGAGGTGTACACAACACAGGAACTATAGTGACACACATCAGCGCAATGCACTACAGCATTGCATGATAACTGCTGTGGtaggatagatagatagatagaattGCACTAACTAATATGGTGGGTTTTACACGTGGATGCAGCACACTTGACCAAAACTATGTTATGAGCACACATTAATCAAATCAATAAAACCACATTATCAACTTCTGCCATGGCCCTAAATTAGATAAGGAAATACAAATTAGCATCTGTTGGCATTATTCCTTACAATTTTGCAGGACGAGCTAGAATAGTGCTGGAGTGAAAACAAGCCTGAAGCTATGTGAGGCACACAGAAAGTTGATAATTTAGCATCATACTAAAATAAAAACATGCAAACAAAAGATATCCCATGGTCTCATAAAAAAAAGATATACATGGCGACTAAATTCTTATCCACGAATAAATTCTCCATTATGGGTCTGCTTTGTTGGAGAACAAAGTCGAATGGAATGCCATGGTTCCATTCCATGGAGTGGGTTGGTTTCATTCCTGTGCTTGGTTGTGGGCATTATGTGCAATGGAATGGTTACATTTCAGTGTTTGGTTCGAGAGATGGAATAGAATAAATTTGGTTCAGCTCACCTCTTGTGTAGAAAAGGGTGAGATTACCTTTCAATGCACCAACCAGCATACAGAAGCAAAAATCACAAAAGACTAGCGTTTTGTTGGAAAAATCATATACTGATGCCTATGTTTTACATGTGTAAAATTTATTACTATATAAACCACACCATGGACAGTGTGGActagcctttttcttttccttcaATGCTCAGAATTCTAACTCTGATAGAGCAGCTATAAGAATGCAGGAAAACAAGGGTCGATGCTATGGGACGTGATAAAGTGAggggaaaacaaaagaaaacaaggaGGAAACTTGCTAGCAGCTAGCTGATGTTGTAGCACTAGAGCAAATCACCCTACTAGCCGATGCTGCTGTCGCTTCTCTCTCTGCTAGCCGCTCCCACTCTCTGGTGCTGCTGCTGCGTGCTAGCTGCTTCTTTCCCAGGCTTCCCCTGCTGCTCCGCCGAGGCTCGTCGCTGCTCCGCTCATGCCTGGCCACTGACGCCACAAGCAGCTGCTGCCGAGGAGTGCCGCACAGGCATCACACCGCCACTGAGGAGCGCCGCCCATGAATCGATCCGCCTGCACGCTGCCCTGCGAGCCGACGCCGCTGATTTTGCTTCGCTGCTAGCCCTACGCCGCTAACCGCCTTCTCGCTGGGAGTGCCACTGTTTTCCCTTTGCTATGCCCACCGCCACTGTTCTTTCCATCTCCACCACCACGTTGTGCAAGAGAGAGATGATGAGATAGGTGGGTTAGGTGGGGGTGAGAGACGTGGATGGTGAGATGAGATTGTTTTTTCCGCTAAGAGCTGGAACCATGTAATTCCAAAGATTTGGAGGAATCAGTGGATTCCGGATCTTCTAGCTAGCAGTCTAGCACAGCCAAAAAATATGCTGAAATCCAATTTTGCCGCACATATTTTAAGCAAACCTTGGTGCAGATAGTTTAATCTGCAGTGAATCAAAGATTGTGGCTTCAAAATTATCAACTTCTGCCATGGTACTATACTAGTTTGCACGACAAAGTTATCATTATTTCGAACAATTTTGCAAGACACTAGGCCATGATACAGCAGTGTCAAATGACCGAAGCAATGAATTGTGGGTACATAAAATGTCAACAGTCTAGCATTAATGTATAGTAACATAGACATGCCAGAATAGATATTCTATGGCGAAGAATTTATTTTGTGAATAAATTCACTATTGGACTTGTTGCCAGCAAAACCACACAAAATTGGCTGAAATCCGACTTTGCTACACACAATCTGAGCAAACCTCCAAGCTGACTGTTTAATTTGCAGAGTTCAAAACAGAGTATGACagaaaacaaactaacaaaaaCTAGATGGATGTGTAATGTTTGCTAATGACACAACTTTGCCTAATGCTAGCCCCAGCTAGCAGAGAAATGAAGATAAAGATAAATGTATACCTAGCAGGTTAGCGATATCAATCACCAGCACTTCACAATTACTTTATAACTACCATGTCAGTTACTGACAAGCTAGCTGCATAGAGTGCAACAGAGCAATTAACAAAGAGGGTGGCATCTAATGAAAAAAAAAACCATGACTTGAAGCTACAAATAATGCAAGCTCACATCACATGTGAACCATACCCATTTCATGCTAATCCAGTGCATCTGATTTAAAAAACTTCAGGTGGAAGGATCACACCGATTGTAAGTATCCTGAGTTATTATTATTTTCAAAATAACCATCCATGTGATCCTCAAACCCTCATATATCTAATACATCCTAATGTCAGCTGATGGCACACAAGAAAAGTTTGCATGATAGCACCTGGATATGGGTTTGGAGAGACATGCCCACTTAATTGGCTCATGCCGTGCATTTTCTGATAAGAGCCAGTACCTGAACATACAAGGCATCGGAATTGTTAAAACGCTGCCTCCTCTGCAGTGAACCTCTAGACCCTTTTTCACAACTGTCATCTGGATCTTCATCGAATTCTTCTCTTCTGTGTAGCAATCGCTCCCAATGTAGAGGGGTTTTTCTAATATTAAGAAGAGATAATAAATATTTGGCTATACGCTCCTCTCCAACCACCGAATCTTTAACAGCTCCTGTACATAAACAGAAAAGTACAATATTACAATGTGGCAGTACAAGTATGTGAAAAATCCAAATATCAGAGGAGAGTAAAACTAGTAAACAAACCATGATAATCATTACGAGGAAGGCATGCCAATAATCTTGCTCTTCAGATAATTGTTGGCACAGAGAAAAGGACAGTACAGAATAAGAATCTAACCTGTCAGAGCAAGCTTTAGACCTGTTTCCATGTCTGGAATGCTTGGCACTAGAACACCTGGTGTATCAAGCACGTAGATGCTCGGCTGGCTTGCAATCTATCAAAAAAACATTGCATTGTTTAATGAACTCAGTTAATCATAACAGAAGAGACCAAACAACAGGGCACTGTCCTAGAAATGGCTCGTACTTCTACAAATGCACTCACTTGAATAAAGGGTCACTGGCACAGCAGTTCCATGTGTGGACAGTTGAAAATTTACTGAGCTGATTGTTTTCGTGAAAGAGAATGGAGTCGGGGTTAAATGAAATAATTACCAGCCGAGCGCGATGACAGGGGCACATATGGCATATGGGCCAAGGACACACTTTGCCAAATGTTAGGCAGACAAGTTAGGCAAGTGTTTGGTCGCAGCCACAACACACTTTCTTAGCCTCTTACCCCACTTTTCATAGTCATTTGctagccaacttctgccacaagtgTGCAACCAATTTTGCTGCCTTGCCACACTTGTAGCACAAAGGTGGGGTACAGCATGGAAGTCAACTAAACATGCCCTAAATGAATTGTACCAGGTTGTGGGTTGCATGCCCAAGTTGCCCGTCGTATGGATATGTTTAAAATGTACGCAGAACGAAGAGAATTGAGATCACAGAAGTAAAAAAAGGCAATTCCTGGCATCTATTTTCTCATGTGTCTTTGTTTTTATGCTGTCCCCAAATCTTAGCTAAGATTGTGCATATGTGCCGTGACTAAGATCTTCTATTTTGTGAGCTTCAAGGCACATAGGTAACTAATTTAGTTGCCAGATAGAGCTGCAAAGCAAGACTTGCCAGTATATATAAACTAACTATAATTAAAAACTTGAAGTTAAAACATAGTTTGTATCTTCCTAGTAGGAATAAGAGGGAAAAAGATTCCAAGCTCCCAGCAGCTAGTCCATATCCATGGATGTGTGCCTATTTGCATTGAATACTACATCTAGTATTGAATATGCGTGAATAACATGAAGTAACAAACAAAAAGGTACTCAAATATGACTCAACTGGGCAGTCATTCATGTGCATAATATAACTGACAAAGCAGTCAGGTTAACATGTGATGTCTGTTGTTTTTCCTAGTATCTAGTGCAGTGATAATGAGCTTCTGGAAAAAATAAATTAACAAATTCAGTCGTGCCATTAACCTTAGAGCCTCACCTTATATCCTGCAATGTCTTGTGTAACTCCAGGGAGAGGTCCAACTCTAGCCCGCTTCATCTTATCGTTCACTGGGAATAGAGCAACAACAAACATGGATAACCAAGGAAATAAACAATATCCCTCTTTATTCTAAAACTGACTATTAATGCAGCACCCACATTAAGCCACATCACCCTAAAAAGACCAGTCATTGGATTATATTGAGGGTCAATCAAGTCAGTTAAATCTAAACAGTTAAGACCTACAAATAGCCTTGTCTTTTGGTCAAATAACACATCCCTTGATGAAATGGTATCTCTTTGTTAAAAGACATGTCCCTCGGTGAAAAGGTGTTTCTTCATGGAAAGACACGTCAGTTGGTGAAAAGACGTCTCTTCGTGCAAAGACACGTCCCTTTGTGAAATGATCTTTCTTCGCAGAAAAACATATTAGAAAAAGATTGAAAAGAAACATAATATTTTTTAGATTACCACATTAGAAAAATTCACTTTGTAACTTCCCAAAAGATGCCACCATTGAAACTGTCTTAACTGTGCCAGAAAACTAATGTACCAAAATTTAGCATTTCAATTTGGTTATGCACTTCAACAACATTTGAACTTTGCAACTCTATGCTTAAAAATACAAATTTTATATATAAATATTTCAGAATAAACTAACTAAAACAATCTAATAATACCTGCAGCAAAGTGTGGGCTTTACACTAGTTTCTGTTATATTGGTCATACCTGGAAATCTAGAATTGGCAATTCTATGAATGGAATTAATGAGTGCAGACTTTCCAACATTGGGGACACCAACTACCATAACAAGAAGTGTGGGCTCTTTCAAGATTGCTTCCCTTAGTTTCAACTCCACAAGCCCAAGCAGCTGTCAGTTACAGAAGAAAACATTAGATGTCTTAAACACTTAAAACCTACACTTAGGACTAAATGAAGCAAATCATCATCTAGGCCAGCGCAGTTAAAAACTTGAAATACTTACAGAGCCAAACTGAGGTTGAGTCAAATGAAACGAAAAAGATACCAAAATCCAGTTAATAACATACAAGAAACAGTTCCATAAGTCTGAATTCTAGTACAAACCTACTTCAATTGATATTCCTATTGATCCGGGAGTTACTATGAAGGTTCAGTCATCATGTGTCCTATTAAGTTTTAAGCCAGCTCATGTCCTAGTAGGTTAAGTTTAGAATTGTAGTAGAATCCCTGGTAGTGGAAGGCTCTGGTTATGAATGACCTTTACCAGCGCAGAATACAGAATTTCAGCAAGTGGCCTAGGCGTCTAGCGGCCAGTTACCCCTACAATTACTAATTAGGTAAATGAACCCCGCTCTCAAAGTTGCAAATAGTTTCAGAGCTTTAACATCTGATTGATGCTTTCAGTGTAATACAGAAGATATCATGTGAGGTTTACACAAAGAAAAATGGATAAACATGACAGTAACAGTTAGCTAACCTGATTAATAGAGTTGCTGCTATGTGCATTTAATGAGATGCAATCTTGCTTACATGACTGAAAATGGTCAAGCCACATCTGCATATTGGGGTAAACAAGATCTTGTGAGTATCAGCATCAGCACCAAATCTCATTGCGCATGCTAACAGGATTAAATCTCATGAATGTTTCAACAAGAGATAGTGCTTCCAGCCTGAGGAGGCTGGCCAAACTAGATAGGTGCTTACATTCATTATATTGGGATTCGCTAGATCTTTCTTGTTTAGAGCAAGGATACGCCTCTTAGCTGCAAGCACCGGCTGAAGGTCTTCGTTCGCTGAGGATAACGGAATCTGATCATAAGTTACATCAGTTGCAAGAAAGTAATCCACAGAGGAACAGAATCACAAGAGGCAAACAAACACTCATCAAATAGGCAGTTAGAATGATGACAATGCATGAAGCACATTTTGTCAACTTTGTAGATGCTGCTACATTTTCTTTGGCGGGCATCTTGATTATTCATTACATACTTGTAACAAAGTAAGAAGTGAGACCTTATGTTCGGTTTCAAAATGTGTTTAGTTGCACGCAAGAAGGACATAATAAAAGATGGCGCTGTAGGAAAGCCATTTCATCGAACACCCTACGTGCAGCAGGAACCTGCCTCCCTTGTGACCAACGCGAGGCATTTCCGAAACAGGATAGCCGTGAGTAATGGGAGGcgagcgggtgggggtgggggcttACGCGGGCGTCGCGGACCTCGATGACGAGGTCGGCGAGCTTGAGGCGGTCGCGGATGGCGCGTGAGGCGGCAGCCATGTGGCCGGGGAACCAGTTGATGGCTCCGCCGCCGGCGTTGAAGGCCATCTCACTGGCGCGCTTTCCGGCCCGCGTCAGGCCCCGCATCCTGGCTGTGGCGTCTCAACcccacgtcggcggcggcggcggcggcggcggcgctgccccgggGGACGCCGTGTCTCTCGCTACAAAAGGCTTTACAAGCTGGGACTGCCTTTTTTTCCAGGGAAATTTAGGCAAAAAACCGCCAGTGCAATGCTGGTTTTGTTTCGCCCGGTTTCGGCCCAAGCAAGCCCACTACATCTTGCGCAGCGCAGGGAAAAAACGTCAGTGCATCTTGCCTACTACGAGATGTAGCTCTCTCTTGACTCGAGTTTTTTTAACAAGGTACAAATGCAGATGTTCGCATACACGCACATACACTCAATTATATGAACGCAAATACGCACACCCTACCTTTATGAGCACCCTTGAGATACTGAATCGGCACATCATTTTGAGATTCACAAAGTCGTCACAAACAGCTTCGTAGTCGACAGTAATGTATCATCTTATTGAACGCACATCGTCGGAAGGCCTGAAAGAAATTTAGAAAAATGTGACCATCaatatcaagtctgggacttgaatCCTGGTGGGTCAGTTCCACCACAAGAAACCTCATCACCTGAGCTACGCTCAGTTCACACCCGAGTTGTGTTGTGTAACAAGAAAGTAGGGTCTAGTAGAACGCCCATAATATTGGAACAGGTTGTTGAAAGGGGTCGCCTGCTTATCCATTAAACATTCTACTTTTCCCCACATACTCAGGTTAAAATACCCATGGATGTTTCATTTCTTGACTTGCTTTATATGATTTTGAAAATATAAATTTTCTTCAAGCCTCTTGCTCACATCTCTCATTAAAGTGTGCTATTCTATGATGCCCGCTTGGTGTGTTTTGCTTGTTCGGTCGCTGTGTTCGCTCACTCATTTTGCCTTTTTATCTTCTTCTATTGTACACTAGCTAAAGTGGTCTGATTTTTCTTCATTTTCTCTTTCTGTTTTCCTTTATGATTTTATTGGTTTTCTTTAGTTTTAACtgaattttcttttctttctttttctatgtGTTTTTCATACAACTTTCATCGCCTTTCTTTGGTTttcaattttttattttctttttccccttttccgtgTTTTTCTTTATGTTTATCATTAGGGTTTTTCATTTTCACAAGGCTTTCTCTTACTTTTTCAGCTGTGTGGTTTCTTTATAGTTTTCATTGTTTTTCTGTTTGGGTTCTAGTCTTCACTGTTTATTTATGTTCgtttttcttttttatatttttcttcttttgttttctttcttttttgaaaaTACATGTGTACTTCTTTATATACATCATACAATTATTGTATACAATAAGAATTTTGTTTATTCATGTTTAACATCTTTCAAATACATAATTAACATGTTTTAAATATATATTTTCATTCATACATTTTTCTGTTGTCGATTTTTCGTATACATCAGAAATATTTTTATACAtgatatttttttttcaaatatatgttttaaTATCTATCTTTATCCATACACGGGGTAGATTTTTTGTGtacatcaagaacatttttatAAACGTCTAATATTTTTTAAGTGATAAAAAAATTtagatatatgttttgatgtctattttttTATACACCTTGTACATTTcatatacatcaggaacatttttctATATATGTTTATAATTTTATAAATACATGGTTAACATGTTTGTATAATGTCGCATACACTTTTTGgaaacatgtgaacatttttttctcacaataatttttcgaatgctatcaacatttttttaaacattAAGCTAACAATTTTTACACCATGTTAATATTTTTATAATTCACCCTTTTTGATATTTTTCATCCAATTAAATTTCTGAAAAATGTGCATTTAGAATATTTTTCTAACATATatataaagaaaacaaaagacaaaaaagaATGAATAAGAAAATAGAGGAAAGCTACTTGGGCCGACCCATTAGTAGGGAAAGCAGACGTGCATGTACGCTCGGTCTCGCACTAAGCAGCATATAGCCACGCCCAAGAAAAACTAAGAGCACCTCCAGCTAGCCCCTAAACATTACATGGCCTCTAAACAGTTTTTAGTAATACTTAGCCACCTACGCCCTCCACTATGATTTAGCGTTCTCAGCCGTCTGATATAATCATCAACAGCCCAAATCGCTAATTGTTCCGAGCGTCCGGACGACTCAATGCTAAAAGGGTCACTGCTTCTGAGATTGAATCAGGTCAATGTTACTCTTTTTTAGCACAATCCGTTAGGTTTTATTGATTGATGATCGTAGGAATACAAATTGTATCATAAGGTAAACCAAGCCAGGTGCCTCTACGATGATCTAGAGAAGATGCAAACCTAGCTAAATTGTGGGCTTCATAGTTTGAGCCTCATTTTTCATGGACAAAGTTACAAAGGGTGAAGGAAGATATCAGTGCTACAATTTTCTTAACCACTGCCTCATATTTCCCACTACTCTTGAAGCAATGTTCGTACGGGAGACCATTACTCGGACCATGGGGCGCATTCCATTCATGCAAGTCTCGTATTAACCAAGCCCGGTTTTCTTCTTTGGTCGTTACAGAAGGTCACTCCGGTAAGGATCTCCTCTGAGTCTTGTGTTTCTCGCCTGTCAGATGGAAGCACCGAGCCTTGCAGTGGCATCATGCGGTATGACTCGGCCAGCCGTCTTCGTCGTCATGCGCATGGAACCGCGGAACTTTTCCTGCCACAGTCCACCCTGAAACACCCGGGGACGCGATAGCGATAAGCTCAAACTCACCCTGGTCTCGCCTTCGACACAGACGTCGTTATTATCCAGCCAACTGACTTAAGAGGTGTTTGGTGGAAATCCCTATTTGTCGCACTTTGCGGCAAATTGTCGGCGTTTCGCACAGGGGGAGGCGCACTAACGAATcgactgggccagcccatttacACAGTTCGTTCGTTTCAGTTTGGAACTTCTTTTCTCCCGATTTTCaggttttctgttttctgtttttccagtttccttttcttctttcccgttttcatttcctctttttttaatttttttaatctttttttaaaataatttgaaATATCAAATATTCTTCAGAATTCAAAAGGTTGTCTCTCTTTTTTCGTTCACAATTTtcaaaaatgtttggaatttcaGGGAAAAGTCCCGATTTCCGAATATTTTGTTCGAGATTTTCAGAAAATACTCAAAAATTTAGAAAAT
Above is a window of Triticum dicoccoides isolate Atlit2015 ecotype Zavitan chromosome 5B, WEW_v2.0, whole genome shotgun sequence DNA encoding:
- the LOC119307064 gene encoding short integuments 2, mitochondrial-like; translated protein: MRGLTRAGKRASEMAFNAGGGAINWFPGHMAAASRAIRDRLKLADLVIEVRDARIPLSSANEDLQPVLAAKRRILALNKKDLANPNIMNMWLDHFQSCKQDCISLNAHSSNSINQLLGLVELKLREAILKEPTLLVMVVGVPNVGKSALINSIHRIANSRFPVNDKMKRARVGPLPGVTQDIAGYKIASQPSIYVLDTPGVLVPSIPDMETGLKLALTGAVKDSVVGEERIAKYLLSLLNIRKTPLHWERLLHRREEFDEDPDDSCEKGSRGSLQRRQRFNNSDALYVQDLVIEVQRTLCSTAMEFTGNLDEDNELESLIDSQLVALRKVFRIPHKPLDESHGPASKKLLTLFRSGKLGPFILDDLPGQQ